The following coding sequences are from one Nicotiana tabacum cultivar K326 chromosome 1, ASM71507v2, whole genome shotgun sequence window:
- the LOC142162899 gene encoding uncharacterized protein LOC142162899, whose amino-acid sequence MRDGVNTRLEVWRQTLETKGFKLSRSKTEYLECKFSDERNEEEVEVKVDTQVIPTRDSFKYRGSIIQGNGEIDYDVTHRIGAGWMRWRQASGVLCNNNVPHRLKVKFYRVVVRLAILYRAECLARQEIPCPEDERDRDEDV is encoded by the coding sequence atgcGGGATGGTGTTAACACTAGGTTGGAAGTTTGGAGACAGACGCTGGAGaccaaaggtttcaagttgagtaggtcaAAAAccgaatacttggagtgcaagttcagtgatgAGAGGAATGAAGAAGAAGTGGAAGTAAAGGTTGATACTCAAGTCATTCCCACACGAGATAGTTTCAAGTATCGTGGGTCTATAATCCAAGGCAACGGGGAGATTGACTATGATGTTACTCATCGCATTGGAGCGGGTTGGATGAGATGGAGGCAAGCTTCGGGGGTTTTGTGCAATAATAATGTGCCGCATAGACTTAAGGTTAAATTCTACAGGGTGGTGGTTAGACTGGCTATATTGTATAGAGCTGAGTGTTTGGCCCGTCAAGAAAtcccatgtccagaagatgagcGTGACCGAGATGAGGATGTTTAG